The following is a genomic window from Streptomyces sp. BHT-5-2.
AGCAGTCCACGGAGTTCTGCCCGCAGTGCCGCGCGCCGCGCGACGGCATGGCGCCGTTCTGCACCGAGTGCCAGTACAACTTCCTCACCAACTCCCCGGCGTCGTTCGCCCCGCCGCCCGCTGCGCCCGCACCCGGCCCCGGCGGCCAGCCGCCGCAGGGCGGCTACGGCTTCCCGCCGCCGGCCCCCGGCCCCGGTGGCCCCGGTGCGCCCGCGCACGGTCCCGGCGGCCAGCCGCCACAGGGTGGTTACGGCTTCCCGCCGCCGCAGGCCCCGTTCGAGCAGCAGGCTCCCTTCGAGCAGCCGGCCCCGTTCGAGCAGGCGCCGTTCGAGCAGCAGGCCCCGCAGCAGCCGGGCCCGCCGCCCGGGATGCCCGGCCCCGGCGGCTACCCGGGTCAGCCCGGCCCGCCCCCCGGCATGCCCGGACCCGGCCCCGGCCCGGCCGGCCAGCCCGGCCCGCCGCCGCCCCCGCAGCAGGGCGGTGACGACTGGACGCTGACCCCGCCGCACCAGGCACCGGCGGCCAACGCCGCCCCGCCGATGGCGCCCCCGCAGCCCGGACCCGGCCCGCAGGCCCCGTTCGAGCAGCAGCCGCCGGCCCCGTTCCCGCCGCAGCAGCAGCCCCAGCCGGGGCCCGACGGCCAGTGGGGCGGCGGCCCCGGCCAGGCTCCGGCGGCGCCGCCGCAGGGCCCGCCGCCGGTGGTCGGCGACGGCTGGGTGGTGGCCATCGGACCGGACCGCGAGTACTTCATGGCGATGATGAGCCGCAGCGGCCCGGAGGCCGCGGGGCTCAACCTCCCCTCGTACTCCCCCGAGCAGGTGCTGCCGCTCACCGGCGGCCAGGTCTCGGTCGGCCGGCGCCGGAACAGCACCGGCGAGGCCCCCGACGTCGACCTGGGCCGGACCCCTGAGGACCCGGGCGTCTCGCACCAGCACGCCCTGCTCGTCCAGCAGCAGGACGGCAGTTGGGCCGTGGTGGACCAGAACTCCACCAACGGCACGACGGTCAACCTCGCCGAGGAGCCGATCCAGCCGTACGTCCCGGTGCCGCTCCACGAGGGCGACCGGGTGCACGTCGGCGCCTGGACGACGCTGACCGTCCGCCGCGGCTGACCGCCGCACGACACCTCACCAACTCCGGGGCGTGATCGACCGATCGCGCCCCGGAGTCGTGTCCGCCGGCGACCGCCCGGAGACCGGCCCCAAGTCCGGGATCCTCGGTCGCGACGTCTGCCACCATGGACGGGTGAACGACATTCCGCACGACACCCTGCAGGAGCAGACCTTCTACGAGCAGGTCGGCGGCGAGGACACCTTCCGCCGTCTGGTGCGCCGCTTCTACGAGGGCGTCGCCGAGGACCCGCTGCTGCGGCCGATGTACCCGGAGGAGGATCTGGGGCCGGCCGAGGAGCGCCTCGCCCTCTTCCTCATGCAGTACTGGGGCGGCCCCCGCACCTACAGCGAGAACCGCGGCCACCCCCGGCTGCGGATGCGGCACGCCCCGTTCGCCGTCGACCGGGCCGCGCACGACGCCTGGCTGCGGCACATGCGGGACGCCGTGGACTCCCTCGGACTGGCCGAGGACCATCGCACGCAGTTGTGGAACTACCTCACGTACGCCGCCGCGTCGATGATCAACACCGCAGGGTGAGAGAACGGTCACACCGCCCTGGCCCTACGCGACCGCCCCTCCTCCACCTGCAACCCGACCACATCACCATCTGGCCCGACACCCCCGACGCCCCCTGAGCCCCAACACACCCCGCCCAGCACATCCAGACTGCGCGCCCAGTCCTGCAACGCCCGTCCCACGTGCCCCAGTTCAGCCGCATCCGGCCCGCAATATCCAGCCCGTCCGGCGTTTGAGGACGAGCCCGGAGGGCGATATCGAGCCCGCAGGGCGAGCCCCGAACACAAGCGGGAACTGCACACAAACGGGGACCGCGCAGAACACAAACGGGGACCGCGCAGAACGGTCCCCGAACACGCGACCCGACGGCCGCAACGGTGCCCGGGGCCGACCCCGGTTCAGGAAAGGGGCGGGTCCGGGGCACATCGCCTCGGCGCCCCCACCCCGTCAGGCCCCGGCCCCGCTCAGACCGGCGTGACCGTGAGCCCCGACAGCCCCGTCGCCCCCGCCACACGCCCCACCCGCACGGCAACCGACCCATACGGCGTGCTCAACCGCAGCCACCCCCCGGCAGCCAACAGCGCCAGCTCCGGCGCCGACTCCGACG
Proteins encoded in this region:
- a CDS encoding FHA domain-containing protein, which translates into the protein MPTCPSGHQSVAEDWCEVCGQRMAGAVPPPPSLPAGFLNTSPPEPNGPAGPPPGQPGPPPPGQPGPPPGAPGPGPAGQPGPPQGGYGFPPAPGPGGPGGPGAPGMPGPGGPGAPTQGPGGQPPQGGYGFPPPAPGPGGPGGPGVPGMPGPGTPPHGTPPHGAPAPGMPAPGMPAPAPGPEQSTEFCPQCRAPRDGMAPFCTECQYNFLTNSPASFAPPPAAPAPGPGGQPPQGGYGFPPPAPGPGGPGAPAHGPGGQPPQGGYGFPPPQAPFEQQAPFEQPAPFEQAPFEQQAPQQPGPPPGMPGPGGYPGQPGPPPGMPGPGPGPAGQPGPPPPPQQGGDDWTLTPPHQAPAANAAPPMAPPQPGPGPQAPFEQQPPAPFPPQQQPQPGPDGQWGGGPGQAPAAPPQGPPPVVGDGWVVAIGPDREYFMAMMSRSGPEAAGLNLPSYSPEQVLPLTGGQVSVGRRRNSTGEAPDVDLGRTPEDPGVSHQHALLVQQQDGSWAVVDQNSTNGTTVNLAEEPIQPYVPVPLHEGDRVHVGAWTTLTVRRG
- a CDS encoding globin, which produces MNDIPHDTLQEQTFYEQVGGEDTFRRLVRRFYEGVAEDPLLRPMYPEEDLGPAEERLALFLMQYWGGPRTYSENRGHPRLRMRHAPFAVDRAAHDAWLRHMRDAVDSLGLAEDHRTQLWNYLTYAAASMINTAG